A part of Maridesulfovibrio hydrothermalis AM13 = DSM 14728 genomic DNA contains:
- the infC gene encoding translation initiation factor IF-3, with protein sequence MAFHRDGRRPYRRDDGARRNERIRVPQVRVIDDEGEQLGVLPTAKALEIAQERGLDLVEVAEKADPPVCKIMDYGKFKYQQQKRKQEAKKKQTVIQIKEVKFRPKTDEHDYQTKLKHIRRFLEGGDRCKVTIFFRGREIVHKDRGLSVLERVKEETMDIAKMEQSPRSEGRTMNMMLAPIKK encoded by the coding sequence ATAGCTTTTCATAGAGACGGTAGGCGACCCTATCGCAGGGATGACGGTGCCCGCCGAAACGAGCGCATTCGAGTACCCCAGGTCAGAGTTATTGATGATGAAGGTGAGCAGTTGGGAGTTCTTCCCACAGCAAAAGCCCTTGAGATAGCACAAGAACGGGGACTTGATCTGGTAGAAGTAGCAGAAAAGGCAGACCCGCCTGTATGTAAGATAATGGACTATGGTAAGTTCAAATATCAGCAGCAGAAACGCAAGCAGGAAGCCAAAAAGAAACAGACTGTCATCCAGATCAAGGAAGTCAAGTTTCGCCCAAAAACAGACGAGCATGATTACCAAACAAAGCTCAAGCACATCCGTCGGTTCCTTGAAGGTGGCGACAGGTGTAAGGTCACAATATTTTTCAGGGGCCGTGAGATTGTCCATAAGGACAGAGGGTTATCAGTTCTTGAGCGTGTTAAAGAGGAAACCATGGATATTGCCAAAATGGAGCAATCCCCAAGGTCCGAAGGGCGCACAATGAATATGATGTTGGCTCCAATAAAAAAATAA
- the rpmI gene encoding 50S ribosomal protein L35, translating into MPKMKTRRGAAKRFSKTGSGKFKRRRQGLRHILTKKNSKRKMRLGQSTTVDSANIGQVKRMLPYA; encoded by the coding sequence ATGCCTAAGATGAAAACTAGAAGAGGCGCTGCGAAGCGTTTCTCCAAAACCGGCAGCGGCAAATTCAAACGCCGTCGTCAGGGTCTGCGTCACATTCTGACTAAGAAAAACTCTAAGCGCAAAATGCGCCTGGGACAGAGCACTACCGTTGACAGCGCTAATATCGGCCAAGTCAAACGCATGCTCCCCTACGCTTAA
- the rplT gene encoding 50S ribosomal protein L20, with amino-acid sequence MRVKRGVAAKKRHKKYLKMAKGFRGSGSTLYRTARERVERSLCMAYVGRKVRKREMRKLWIQRINAAARLNGLSYSRFIHGLSLAGIELNRKVLAELAVSDTVAFAKIAETAKAKVS; translated from the coding sequence ATGAGAGTCAAACGTGGAGTAGCCGCTAAGAAGCGCCATAAAAAATATTTAAAGATGGCCAAGGGGTTCCGTGGTTCCGGATCTACCCTTTATCGCACCGCTAGAGAGCGTGTAGAACGCTCACTTTGCATGGCCTACGTTGGTCGTAAAGTCCGTAAACGCGAAATGCGTAAACTCTGGATTCAGCGTATCAACGCAGCAGCACGCCTGAACGGTCTTTCCTACAGCCGTTTCATTCACGGTCTGTCGCTTGCTGGAATTGAACTGAACCGTAAAGTCCTGGCTGAACTGGCCGTTAGCGACACTGTTGCTTTCGCCAAAATCGCCGAGACTGCTAAAGCTAAGGTTAGCTAA